One segment of Macaca fascicularis isolate 582-1 chromosome 4, T2T-MFA8v1.1 DNA contains the following:
- the BRPF3 gene encoding bromodomain and PHD finger-containing protein 3 isoform X7 codes for MRKPRRKSRQNAEGRRSPSPYSLKCSPTRETLTYAQAQRIVEVDIDGRLHRISIYDPLKIITEDELTAQDITECNSNKENSEQPQFPGKSKKPSSKGKKKESCSKHASGTSFHLPQPSFRMVDSGIQPEAPPLPAAYYRYIEKPPEDLDAEVEYDMDEEDLAWLDMVNEKRRVDGHSLVSADTFELLVDRLEKESYLESRSSGAQQSLIDEDAFCCVCLDDECHNSNVILFCDICNLAVHQECYGVPYIPEGQWLCRCCLQSPSRPVDCVLCPNKGGAFKQTSDGHWAHVVCAIWIPEVCFANTVFLEPIEGIDNIPPARWKLTCYICKQKGLGAAIQCHKVNCYTAFHVTCAQRAGLFMKIEPMRETSLNGTIFTVRKTAYCEAHSPPSTATARRKGDSPRSISETGDEEGLKEGDGEEEEEEEVEEEEQEGQGGVSGPLKGVPKKNKMSLKQKIKKEPEEAGQDTPSTLPLVTVPQIPSYRLNKICSGLSFQRKNQFMQRLHNYWLLKRQARNGVPLIRRLHSHLQSQRNAEQREQDEKTSAVKEELKYWQKLRHDLERARLLIELIRKREKLKREQVKVQQAAMELELMPFNVLLRTTLDLLQEKDPAHIFAEPVNLSEVPDYLEFISKPMDFSTMRRKLESHLYRTLEEFEEDFNLIVTNCMKYNAKDTIFHRAAVRLRDLGGAILRHARRQAENIGYDPERGTHLPESPKLEDFYRFSWEDGMTNGFGKHTESGSDSECSLGLSGGLAFEACSGLTPPKRSRGKPALSRVPFLEGVNGDSDYNGSDHRSQDAPGGPPAQWRSHPCPPAGRAEAGRAETGRGWREALPCPLL; via the exons ATGAGGAAGCCTCGTCGGAAGTCCCGGCAGAATGCCGAGGGCCGGCGTTCCCCGTCCCCCTACAGTCTGAAGTGCTCACCCACCCGGGAGACCCTAACATATGCCCAGGCCCAGCGGATTGTCGAGGTAGACATTGATGGACGCCTGCATCGTATCAGCATCTATGACCCACTCAAAATCATCACTGAGGATGAGCTAACTGCCCAGGATATCACTGAATGCAATAGTAACAAGGAAAACAGTGAACAGCCTCAGTTCCCTGGCAAGTCCAAGAAACCCTCATCCAAGggcaaaaagaaagaatcctGCTCCAAGCATGCATCTGGTACTTCCTTCCACCTCCCACAGCCTAGCTTCCGGATGGTGGACTCAGGCATCCAGCCAGAAGCACCCCCGCTGCCTGCTGCCTACTATCGCTACATTGAGAAGCCACCTGAAGACCTGGATGCAGAGGTAGAGTATGACATGGATGAGGAGGACCTTGCCTGGCTGGACATGGTGAATGAAAAGCGGCGAGTAGATGGGCACAGTTTGGTGTCTGCAGACACCTTTGAGCTACTGGTAGACCGGCTTGAGAAAGAGTCATACTTGGAGAGTCGCAGCAGTGGGGCCCAACAGTCACTCATCGATGAAGACGCTTTCTGCTGTGTGTGCCTGGATGATGAATGTCACAATAGCAACGTTATTCTCTTCTGTGACATCTGTAACCTGGCAGTACACCAGGAGTGCTATGGCGTTCCCTACATCCCTGAGGGTCAGTGGCTATGCCGCTGCTGCCTGCAGTCTCCCTCCCGGCCTGTGGATTGCGTCCTTTGCCCCAATAAGGGTGGCGCCTTCAAACAGACCAGTGATGGGCACTGGGCCCATGTGGTGTGTGCCATCTGGATCCCTGAAGTCTGCTTTGCTAACACCGTGTTCTTGGAACCTATTGAGGGCATTGACAATATCCCACCTGCCCGCTGGAAACTAACCTGCTATATCTGCAAGCAGAAGGGGCTAGGTGCAGCCATCCAGTGCCATAAAGTGAACTGCTACACAGCATTCCACGTGACGTGTGCACAGCGGGCTGGGCTCTTCATGAAGATTGAGCCCATGCGCGAAACCAGCCTCAATGGCACCATCTTTACAGTGCGCAAGACTGCCTACTGTGAGGCCCACTCACCACCAAGTACTGCCACTGCTCGGAGGAAGGGCGACTCCCCTAGAAGCATCAGTGAGACTGGCGATGAGGAAGGGCTAAAGGAGGGtgatggagaggaggaagaagaggaagaagtggaggaagaggagcaggaagGCCAAGGCGGGGTGAGTGGCCCCCTCAAGGGAGTGCCCAAGAAGAACAAGATGAGTTTGAAGCAGAAGATCAAGAAGGAGCCAGAGGAAGCAGGCCAAGACACACCCTCCACTCTCCCCCTGGTCACTGTGCCACAGATACCCTCTTACAG GTTGAACAAGATCTGTAGTGGTCTCTCCTTTCAGAGGAAAAACCAGTTTATGCAGCGGCTTCACAACTATTGGCTGTTGAAGCGGCAGGCACGGAATGGTGTCCCTCTTATCCGGCGCCTGCACTCCCATCTGCAGTCCCAAAGAAATGCTGAGCAG CGAGAGCAAGATGAGAAGACAAGTGCAGTGAAGGAAGAGCTGAAGTATTGGCAGAAGCTCCGGCATGACTTGGAGCGGGCGCGGCTGCTGATTGAGCTGATTCGGAAGAGAGAGAAGCTCAAACGGGAGCAG GTCAAAGTCCAGCAGGCTGCCATGGAGCTGGAGTTGATGCCATTCAATGTTCTGTTGAGGACAACACTGGACCTGCTGCAGGAGAAGGATCCTGCACACATCTTCGCAGAACCAGTCAACTTGAGTGAG GTTCCAGATTACCTGGAATTCATATCCAAGCCAATGGATTTTTCTACTATGAGGCGGAAGCTGGAGTCCCACCTGTACCGCACCTTGGAGGAGTTTGAGGAGGACTTTAACCTTATAGTTACCAACTGCATGAAGTATAATGCTAAAGACACAATTTTCCACCGAGCAGCTGTCCGCCTGCGGGACCTGGGAGGGGCCATCCTACGGCATGCCCGGCGGCAGGCAGAGAACATCGGCTATGACCCCGAGAGGGGCACTCACCTGCCCGAGTCACCCAAATTGGAAGACTTTTACCGCTTCTCCTGGGAAGACG GCATGACCAACGGCTTTGGAAAACACACCGAAAGCGGGTCTGACTCGGAATGTAGTTTGGGTCTCAGTGGTGGACTGGCATTTGAAGCTTGCAG TGGTCTGACGCCCCCCAAACGCAGCCGTGGGAAGCCAGCCCTGTCTCGAGTGCCCTTCCTGGAAGGTGTGAACGGAGACTCTGACTACAATGGCTCAG ATCATCGATCCCAAGATGCCCCGGGAGGGCCTCCTGCACAATGGCGTTCCCATCCCTGTCCCCCCGCTGGACGTGCTGAAGCTGGGAGAGCAgaaacaggcagaggctggagagaaGCTCTTCCTTGTCCTCTTCTTTGA
- the BRPF3 gene encoding bromodomain and PHD finger-containing protein 3 isoform X4 gives MRKPRRKSRQNAEGRRSPSPYSLKCSPTRETLTYAQAQRIVEVDIDGRLHRISIYDPLKIITEDELTAQDITECNSNKENSEQPQFPGKSKKPSSKGKKKESCSKHASGTSFHLPQPSFRMVDSGIQPEAPPLPAAYYRYIEKPPEDLDAEVEYDMDEEDLAWLDMVNEKRRVDGHSLVSADTFELLVDRLEKESYLESRSSGAQQSLIDEDAFCCVCLDDECHNSNVILFCDICNLAVHQECYGVPYIPEGQWLCRCCLQSPSRPVDCVLCPNKGGAFKQTSDGHWAHVVCAIWIPEVCFANTVFLEPIEGIDNIPPARWKLTCYICKQKGLGAAIQCHKVNCYTAFHVTCAQRAGLFMKIEPMRETSLNGTIFTVRKTAYCEAHSPPSTATARRKGDSPRSISETGDEEGLKEGDGEEEEEEEVEEEEQEGQGGVSGPLKGVPKKNKMSLKQKIKKEPEEAGQDTPSTLPLVTVPQIPSYRLNKICSGLSFQRKNQFMQRLHNYWLLKRQARNGVPLIRRLHSHLQSQRNAEQREQDEKTSAVKEELKYWQKLRHDLERARLLIELIRKREKLKREQVKVQQAAMELELMPFNVLLRTTLDLLQEKDPAHIFAEPVNLSEVPDYLEFISKPMDFSTMRRKLESHLYRTLEEFEEDFNLIVTNCMKYNAKDTIFHRAAVRLRDLGGAILRHARRQAENIGYDPERGTHLPESPKLEDFYRFSWEDVDNILIPENRAHLSPEVQLKELLEKLDLVSAMRSSGARTRRVRLLRREINALRQKLAQPPPPQPPSLNKTVSNGELPAGPQGDAAVLEQALQEEPEDDGDRDDSKLPPPPTLEPTGPAPSLSEQESPPEPPTLKPINDSKPPSRFLKPRKVEEDELLEKSPLQLGSEPLQRLLSDNGINRLSLMAPDTPGGTPLSGVGRRTSVLFKKAKNGVKLQRSPDRALENGEDHGVAGSPASPASIEDERHSRKRPRSGSCSESEGERSPQQEEETGMTNGFGKHTESGSDSECSLGLSGGLAFEACSGLTPPKRSRGKPALSRVPFLEGVNGDSDYNGSDHRSQDAPGGPPAQWRSHPCPPAGRAEAGRAETGRGWREALPCPLL, from the exons ATGAGGAAGCCTCGTCGGAAGTCCCGGCAGAATGCCGAGGGCCGGCGTTCCCCGTCCCCCTACAGTCTGAAGTGCTCACCCACCCGGGAGACCCTAACATATGCCCAGGCCCAGCGGATTGTCGAGGTAGACATTGATGGACGCCTGCATCGTATCAGCATCTATGACCCACTCAAAATCATCACTGAGGATGAGCTAACTGCCCAGGATATCACTGAATGCAATAGTAACAAGGAAAACAGTGAACAGCCTCAGTTCCCTGGCAAGTCCAAGAAACCCTCATCCAAGggcaaaaagaaagaatcctGCTCCAAGCATGCATCTGGTACTTCCTTCCACCTCCCACAGCCTAGCTTCCGGATGGTGGACTCAGGCATCCAGCCAGAAGCACCCCCGCTGCCTGCTGCCTACTATCGCTACATTGAGAAGCCACCTGAAGACCTGGATGCAGAGGTAGAGTATGACATGGATGAGGAGGACCTTGCCTGGCTGGACATGGTGAATGAAAAGCGGCGAGTAGATGGGCACAGTTTGGTGTCTGCAGACACCTTTGAGCTACTGGTAGACCGGCTTGAGAAAGAGTCATACTTGGAGAGTCGCAGCAGTGGGGCCCAACAGTCACTCATCGATGAAGACGCTTTCTGCTGTGTGTGCCTGGATGATGAATGTCACAATAGCAACGTTATTCTCTTCTGTGACATCTGTAACCTGGCAGTACACCAGGAGTGCTATGGCGTTCCCTACATCCCTGAGGGTCAGTGGCTATGCCGCTGCTGCCTGCAGTCTCCCTCCCGGCCTGTGGATTGCGTCCTTTGCCCCAATAAGGGTGGCGCCTTCAAACAGACCAGTGATGGGCACTGGGCCCATGTGGTGTGTGCCATCTGGATCCCTGAAGTCTGCTTTGCTAACACCGTGTTCTTGGAACCTATTGAGGGCATTGACAATATCCCACCTGCCCGCTGGAAACTAACCTGCTATATCTGCAAGCAGAAGGGGCTAGGTGCAGCCATCCAGTGCCATAAAGTGAACTGCTACACAGCATTCCACGTGACGTGTGCACAGCGGGCTGGGCTCTTCATGAAGATTGAGCCCATGCGCGAAACCAGCCTCAATGGCACCATCTTTACAGTGCGCAAGACTGCCTACTGTGAGGCCCACTCACCACCAAGTACTGCCACTGCTCGGAGGAAGGGCGACTCCCCTAGAAGCATCAGTGAGACTGGCGATGAGGAAGGGCTAAAGGAGGGtgatggagaggaggaagaagaggaagaagtggaggaagaggagcaggaagGCCAAGGCGGGGTGAGTGGCCCCCTCAAGGGAGTGCCCAAGAAGAACAAGATGAGTTTGAAGCAGAAGATCAAGAAGGAGCCAGAGGAAGCAGGCCAAGACACACCCTCCACTCTCCCCCTGGTCACTGTGCCACAGATACCCTCTTACAG GTTGAACAAGATCTGTAGTGGTCTCTCCTTTCAGAGGAAAAACCAGTTTATGCAGCGGCTTCACAACTATTGGCTGTTGAAGCGGCAGGCACGGAATGGTGTCCCTCTTATCCGGCGCCTGCACTCCCATCTGCAGTCCCAAAGAAATGCTGAGCAG CGAGAGCAAGATGAGAAGACAAGTGCAGTGAAGGAAGAGCTGAAGTATTGGCAGAAGCTCCGGCATGACTTGGAGCGGGCGCGGCTGCTGATTGAGCTGATTCGGAAGAGAGAGAAGCTCAAACGGGAGCAG GTCAAAGTCCAGCAGGCTGCCATGGAGCTGGAGTTGATGCCATTCAATGTTCTGTTGAGGACAACACTGGACCTGCTGCAGGAGAAGGATCCTGCACACATCTTCGCAGAACCAGTCAACTTGAGTGAG GTTCCAGATTACCTGGAATTCATATCCAAGCCAATGGATTTTTCTACTATGAGGCGGAAGCTGGAGTCCCACCTGTACCGCACCTTGGAGGAGTTTGAGGAGGACTTTAACCTTATAGTTACCAACTGCATGAAGTATAATGCTAAAGACACAATTTTCCACCGAGCAGCTGTCCGCCTGCGGGACCTGGGAGGGGCCATCCTACGGCATGCCCGGCGGCAGGCAGAGAACATCGGCTATGACCCCGAGAGGGGCACTCACCTGCCCGAGTCACCCAAATTGGAAGACTTTTACCGCTTCTCCTGGGAAGACG TGGACAACATCCTCATCCCAGAGAACCGGGCCCATTTGTCCCCAGAGGTGCAGCTGAAGGAGCTGCTGGAGAAACTGGACCTGGTGAGCGCCATGCGGTCCAGTGGGGCCCGCACCCGCCGTGTCCGCCTGCTACGCCGGGAGATCAATGCCCTTCGGCAGAAGCTGgcacagccaccaccaccacagccaccATCACTGAACAAGACAGTATCCAATGGGGAGCTGCCAGCAGGGCCCCAGGGGGATGCAGCTGTGCTGGAGCAGGCCTTGCAGGAGGAGCCAGAAGACGATGGGGACAGAG atGACTCCAAACTGCCTCCTCCACCAACCCTGGAGCCCACTGGGCCTGCACCTTCCTTGTCTGAGCAAGAATCCCCGCCGGAGCCCCCAACTCTGAAACCCATCAATGATAGCAAACCTCCAAGCCGGTTCCTAAAGCCCAGAAAGGTGGAAGAAGATGAGCTCTTGGAAAAATCACCGCTGCAGCTAGGGAGTGAGCCTTTGCAACGCTTGCTCAGTGACAATGGCATCAACAGACTATCCCTCATGGCCCCTGACACCCCGGGCGGTACCCCACTTAGTGGTGTGGGTCGCCGCACATCAGTCCTCTTCAAGAAGGCCAAGAATGGGGTTAAGCTACAGAGAAGCCCAGACAGGGCCCTGGAGAATGGCGAGGACCATGGTGTGGCAGGCTCTCCTGCCTCTCCAGCCAGCATCGAGGATGAGCGCCACTCCCGGAAGCGGCCAAGGAGCGGGAGCTGTAGTGAGAGCGAAGGGGAGAGGTCCCCCcagcaggaggaagagacag GCATGACCAACGGCTTTGGAAAACACACCGAAAGCGGGTCTGACTCGGAATGTAGTTTGGGTCTCAGTGGTGGACTGGCATTTGAAGCTTGCAG TGGTCTGACGCCCCCCAAACGCAGCCGTGGGAAGCCAGCCCTGTCTCGAGTGCCCTTCCTGGAAGGTGTGAACGGAGACTCTGACTACAATGGCTCAG ATCATCGATCCCAAGATGCCCCGGGAGGGCCTCCTGCACAATGGCGTTCCCATCCCTGTCCCCCCGCTGGACGTGCTGAAGCTGGGAGAGCAgaaacaggcagaggctggagagaaGCTCTTCCTTGTCCTCTTCTTTGA
- the BRPF3 gene encoding bromodomain and PHD finger-containing protein 3 isoform X6, whose protein sequence is MRKPRRKSRQNAEGRRSPSPYSLKCSPTRETLTYAQAQRIVEVDIDGRLHRISIYDPLKIITEDELTAQDITECNSNKENSEQPQFPGKSKKPSSKGKKKESCSKHASGTSFHLPQPSFRMVDSGIQPEAPPLPAAYYRYIEKPPEDLDAEVEYDMDEEDLAWLDMVNEKRRVDGHSLVSADTFELLVDRLEKESYLESRSSGAQQSLIDEDAFCCVCLDDECHNSNVILFCDICNLAVHQECYGVPYIPEGQWLCRCCLQSPSRPVDCVLCPNKGGAFKQTSDGHWAHVVCAIWIPEVCFANTVFLEPIEGIDNIPPARWKLTCYICKQKGLGAAIQCHKVNCYTAFHVTCAQRAGLFMKIEPMRETSLNGTIFTVRKTAYCEAHSPPSTATARRKGDSPRSISETGDEEGLKEGDGEEEEEEEVEEEEQEGQGGVSGPLKGVPKKNKMSLKQKIKKEPEEAGQDTPSTLPLVTVPQIPSYRLNKICSGLSFQRKNQFMQRLHNYWLLKRQARNGVPLIRRLHSHLQSQRNAEQREQDEKTSAVKEELKYWQKLRHDLERARLLIELIRKREKLKREQVKVQQAAMELELMPFNVLLRTTLDLLQEKDPAHIFAEPVNLSEVPDYLEFISKPMDFSTMRRKLESHLYRTLEEFEEDFNLIVTNCMKYNAKDTIFHRAAVRLRDLGGAILRHARRQAENIGYDPERGTHLPESPKLEDFYRFSWEDGMTNGFGKHTESGSDSECSLGLSGGLAFEACSGLTPPKRSRGKPALSRVPFLEGVNGDSDYNGSGRSLLLPFEDRGDLEPLELVWAKCRGYPSYPALAVASKGQSPALGCGRHRGQAQDAGRPQDQHPQVSAGGL, encoded by the exons ATGAGGAAGCCTCGTCGGAAGTCCCGGCAGAATGCCGAGGGCCGGCGTTCCCCGTCCCCCTACAGTCTGAAGTGCTCACCCACCCGGGAGACCCTAACATATGCCCAGGCCCAGCGGATTGTCGAGGTAGACATTGATGGACGCCTGCATCGTATCAGCATCTATGACCCACTCAAAATCATCACTGAGGATGAGCTAACTGCCCAGGATATCACTGAATGCAATAGTAACAAGGAAAACAGTGAACAGCCTCAGTTCCCTGGCAAGTCCAAGAAACCCTCATCCAAGggcaaaaagaaagaatcctGCTCCAAGCATGCATCTGGTACTTCCTTCCACCTCCCACAGCCTAGCTTCCGGATGGTGGACTCAGGCATCCAGCCAGAAGCACCCCCGCTGCCTGCTGCCTACTATCGCTACATTGAGAAGCCACCTGAAGACCTGGATGCAGAGGTAGAGTATGACATGGATGAGGAGGACCTTGCCTGGCTGGACATGGTGAATGAAAAGCGGCGAGTAGATGGGCACAGTTTGGTGTCTGCAGACACCTTTGAGCTACTGGTAGACCGGCTTGAGAAAGAGTCATACTTGGAGAGTCGCAGCAGTGGGGCCCAACAGTCACTCATCGATGAAGACGCTTTCTGCTGTGTGTGCCTGGATGATGAATGTCACAATAGCAACGTTATTCTCTTCTGTGACATCTGTAACCTGGCAGTACACCAGGAGTGCTATGGCGTTCCCTACATCCCTGAGGGTCAGTGGCTATGCCGCTGCTGCCTGCAGTCTCCCTCCCGGCCTGTGGATTGCGTCCTTTGCCCCAATAAGGGTGGCGCCTTCAAACAGACCAGTGATGGGCACTGGGCCCATGTGGTGTGTGCCATCTGGATCCCTGAAGTCTGCTTTGCTAACACCGTGTTCTTGGAACCTATTGAGGGCATTGACAATATCCCACCTGCCCGCTGGAAACTAACCTGCTATATCTGCAAGCAGAAGGGGCTAGGTGCAGCCATCCAGTGCCATAAAGTGAACTGCTACACAGCATTCCACGTGACGTGTGCACAGCGGGCTGGGCTCTTCATGAAGATTGAGCCCATGCGCGAAACCAGCCTCAATGGCACCATCTTTACAGTGCGCAAGACTGCCTACTGTGAGGCCCACTCACCACCAAGTACTGCCACTGCTCGGAGGAAGGGCGACTCCCCTAGAAGCATCAGTGAGACTGGCGATGAGGAAGGGCTAAAGGAGGGtgatggagaggaggaagaagaggaagaagtggaggaagaggagcaggaagGCCAAGGCGGGGTGAGTGGCCCCCTCAAGGGAGTGCCCAAGAAGAACAAGATGAGTTTGAAGCAGAAGATCAAGAAGGAGCCAGAGGAAGCAGGCCAAGACACACCCTCCACTCTCCCCCTGGTCACTGTGCCACAGATACCCTCTTACAG GTTGAACAAGATCTGTAGTGGTCTCTCCTTTCAGAGGAAAAACCAGTTTATGCAGCGGCTTCACAACTATTGGCTGTTGAAGCGGCAGGCACGGAATGGTGTCCCTCTTATCCGGCGCCTGCACTCCCATCTGCAGTCCCAAAGAAATGCTGAGCAG CGAGAGCAAGATGAGAAGACAAGTGCAGTGAAGGAAGAGCTGAAGTATTGGCAGAAGCTCCGGCATGACTTGGAGCGGGCGCGGCTGCTGATTGAGCTGATTCGGAAGAGAGAGAAGCTCAAACGGGAGCAG GTCAAAGTCCAGCAGGCTGCCATGGAGCTGGAGTTGATGCCATTCAATGTTCTGTTGAGGACAACACTGGACCTGCTGCAGGAGAAGGATCCTGCACACATCTTCGCAGAACCAGTCAACTTGAGTGAG GTTCCAGATTACCTGGAATTCATATCCAAGCCAATGGATTTTTCTACTATGAGGCGGAAGCTGGAGTCCCACCTGTACCGCACCTTGGAGGAGTTTGAGGAGGACTTTAACCTTATAGTTACCAACTGCATGAAGTATAATGCTAAAGACACAATTTTCCACCGAGCAGCTGTCCGCCTGCGGGACCTGGGAGGGGCCATCCTACGGCATGCCCGGCGGCAGGCAGAGAACATCGGCTATGACCCCGAGAGGGGCACTCACCTGCCCGAGTCACCCAAATTGGAAGACTTTTACCGCTTCTCCTGGGAAGACG GCATGACCAACGGCTTTGGAAAACACACCGAAAGCGGGTCTGACTCGGAATGTAGTTTGGGTCTCAGTGGTGGACTGGCATTTGAAGCTTGCAG TGGTCTGACGCCCCCCAAACGCAGCCGTGGGAAGCCAGCCCTGTCTCGAGTGCCCTTCCTGGAAGGTGTGAACGGAGACTCTGACTACAATGGCTCAG gcAGAAGCCTCCTGCTGCCCTTTGAAGACCGCGGAGACCTGGAGCCCTTGGAGCTGGTGTGGGCCAAGTGCCGAGGCTACCCCTCCTACCCTGCCTTG